The following are encoded in a window of Salinibacter ruber DSM 13855 genomic DNA:
- a CDS encoding RNA-guided endonuclease InsQ/TnpB family protein — MYLTRKLKLGKTDQLDRLARRAGNLWSTVAKWHWRFVDRQGYWLSKGQAQKMHCKGVDGLHSQSAQAVADSFYDSLQSWRKKRDSGDYEGLRPPYKQKRYFKVQWKSAAIRLRDDGVLRLSNGRGNDPVLIDWPSDTKPKRVEIGWDGSQYELRCQYEVEEDQEPKGTKTAGIDIGEIHLAAVYTGDDSWTFNGRELRSLRRQQNRTAARLDSKIDRKEYGSRRWKRLVQAKDRQLGKIRSQIKDLLHKHSTRLVKTLHERRVGTVVVGDLTGIRNGLDYGSKANQRLHQWAYGEFVRMIEYKARLHGMTVKRVGEAYTSQECPSCGNRHKPHGREYICSCGFEGHRDLVGASNIRKKYLGQDSVRVAGEMASPTGVRYRPHMRCNPASSRKAACQWQGCRPVG, encoded by the coding sequence ATGTATCTGACCCGCAAGCTCAAATTGGGCAAAACAGATCAACTTGACCGTCTTGCTCGGCGGGCGGGCAATCTGTGGTCCACCGTGGCGAAGTGGCACTGGCGGTTCGTAGATCGCCAAGGATACTGGCTCTCGAAAGGGCAAGCCCAAAAGATGCACTGCAAGGGCGTCGATGGGCTGCATAGCCAGTCGGCTCAAGCAGTGGCAGACAGCTTCTACGACAGCCTCCAAAGCTGGCGCAAGAAGCGAGACAGCGGTGACTACGAGGGCCTTCGCCCGCCCTATAAGCAGAAGCGGTACTTCAAAGTTCAGTGGAAGTCTGCCGCAATCCGGCTCCGAGACGATGGCGTACTTCGCCTCTCTAATGGGCGAGGGAACGACCCGGTGCTAATCGACTGGCCTTCCGACACGAAGCCGAAACGAGTCGAGATCGGCTGGGACGGCAGCCAGTACGAGCTTCGGTGTCAGTACGAGGTCGAAGAAGATCAAGAGCCGAAAGGCACCAAGACGGCTGGTATCGACATCGGAGAAATACATCTCGCTGCTGTTTATACCGGGGATGATTCTTGGACTTTCAATGGAAGAGAGCTACGAAGTCTACGGCGACAACAGAACCGCACCGCAGCACGACTCGACTCGAAGATCGACCGAAAAGAATACGGCAGTAGACGTTGGAAGCGATTGGTCCAAGCCAAGGACCGACAATTAGGCAAAATTCGTAGTCAGATCAAGGATCTCCTGCATAAACATTCCACGCGACTGGTAAAGACTCTCCACGAAAGACGAGTCGGAACAGTTGTAGTGGGTGACTTAACAGGGATCCGAAACGGTTTGGACTACGGATCGAAGGCGAACCAAAGGCTCCACCAGTGGGCCTACGGTGAGTTTGTTCGCATGATCGAGTACAAGGCGCGACTCCACGGAATGACCGTGAAGCGCGTTGGAGAAGCCTACACAAGTCAAGAGTGTCCCTCCTGTGGAAATAGGCATAAACCACATGGCAGAGAGTACATCTGCTCGTGTGGGTTTGAAGGACACCGGGACCTCGTAGGTGCATCTAATATCCGAAAGAAGTATCTCGGGCAGGATTCCGTCCGAGTAGCTGGCGAGATGGCTTCGCCCACCGGAGTGCGGTACCGACCGCACATGCGGTGTAACCCGGCGAGTTCGCGTAAGGCCGCCTGTCAGTGGCAGGGATGCAGACCCGTGGGATAA